A window of Castanea sativa cultivar Marrone di Chiusa Pesio chromosome 8, ASM4071231v1 genomic DNA:
GTGCAGGTCTTTGAGTTCCAAAAAAGGGGTTTACCACATGCACACATGCTTATAATTCTCAATGAAGATGATAAACTGCATAATCCAGAGGACTACGATCGGGTTGTTAAAGCAGAAATACCGTGTAAAGAAGAACAACCTCAGTTACATAAAGCTGTATTAAAGCATATGATGCTTGGTCCTCGCGGGATACAAAATCCAAGATCATCGTGTATGAAAAATGGGCAATGTAAAAAAGGATACCCAAAGCCTTTCTCGCCAGAAACCTACCAAGGCAATGACTCATATCCTATTTACAAACGATTTGATACTAATACTCCCGTGCCGTTGAATGATCATTGCAGTATTATGGTAGATAACACTTGGGTTGTTCCATATAATCCTTGGTTACTGTTGAAATATAATTGCCATATTAATGTTGAAATATGTTGCAGTATCAAAAGTGTAAAATACTTAtataaatatgtgtataaaggTCCAGATCGTGTCTTTATGGAAGTTAGACCAGACCCAAATTATGATGAGGTTCAGCAGTACATTGATGCAAGATGGGTATGTGCTCCAGAGGCATGTTGGAAgatatttgtttttcctatgTATCGAATGTACCCTGCTGTTTTTCGTTTGCAAATTCATCTTCCAGATAGATAACAGGTACGCTTTAGACCACATGAGCCTATTGCTAATGTTTTGGAGCGAAGTAAAAAGACAATGCtcactgaatttttttatataaatacgATTGATCATGATGCACAAAATTATCTATATAGAGAGTTTCCTGAGCATTATTGTTGggattataaaaacaaaacatggaCACGAAGAAGATCTTATAAAAAAGTAGTGGGCAGGGTATATACTGTTTCACCATTTGATGGAGAGAAGTTCAATCTGCATGTTCTTCTTAATCATGTGAAGGGGCCAATACGATTTGATGATTTATTGACTGTCAATGGGATAACGTATCCAACTTTTAAGCAAGTAGCTGAACAAAAGTTTACTAGAGAATGATAACAACATACGACAGTGTCTACTTGAGGCAAGAGACATTCGAATGCCGTCAGCTTTAAGAAAATTGTTTGCAACAATATTGGTATTTTGTCTACCAACTGGAGTAAGAGAATTGTGGAATGAGTTCTACCCATATATGGTAGAAGATTACCCATCAACATCTATTACAATAGAGACACGTCGTACAAATAAACTTCTCAATGATTTAGAGGCGTTGCTCTTGCAACATGGAAAGCACATCATGGAGTATGATTTGCCGATTTCAACTGGAGAATGTGACAATGATTCAACTGTACCAAGACTCATACAAGATGAGCTAACTATTCCTAATGTAGATGAAGAATTCACTTTAATTGAGAAGTTGAATAATGACCAGAGAGTTGCATATCAGACAATCATGACAGTTATTGATCATAAGGAAAGCATGATATTCTTCATCAATGGGCCTGGAGGAACTGGGAAAACATTTTTGTATCACACAATATTGGCAACCTTGAGAAAAACCGATCACATTGCAATTGCCATAGCTACATCTGGCATAGCAGCAACATTACTTCCTAGTGGAAGAACAGCGCATTCCAGGTTTAAGATTCCTTTAACTCCCAGTGCTTCATCTACTTGCtcaataagtaaacaatcagaCTTAGCTGAACTTATTAGATGTGCCACCATAATTATTTGGGATGAAGCCCCAATGGTAAATCGACGTGCACTTGAATCTTTAGATAGAACATTTAAAGATATTATGGAAGTAAATTTACCTTTTGGTGGGAATGTGCTAATTTTGGGAGGAGTTTTTCGTCAAGTACTTCCAGTTGTTCCAAAGGGTACAAAGGCAGAAATGATTGATGCATGTATAGTGAATTCCCCATTATGGAAAGACGTCAAAGTGTTACATTTGAAGCAGAATATGAGGTCTGTCAAAGATGAAGAGTTTGCTGAGTATATACAACGCATCGGTGATGGGAACGAACCATTTATAATGGATGATTTGATTAAACTACCCCCTTCAATGGCAATGCAATGGGAGGGTCAGCATTCTATATACAACTTGATTGATCAAGTTTTTCCAAGTTTGCAAGAACATGCCAATGATGCAAGATATATGGTTGATAGGGCTTTGCTAACACCTATAAATGATGATGTTGAACAACTTAATACAAAGATAATTTCTCGATTCCCAGGAGATGAGTTTACGTTACAATCTTTTGATGAGGTTGAAGGAGATACGCAAAATCTATATCAACAAGAATTCCTAAATTCTATATCTCCAGGGGGTTTACCACCACATATATTAAGGCTGAAAAAGGGTGCTCCAATTATGTTGTTGCGCATATAGATCCAAAAGCTGGATTATGTAATGGTACAAGATTGATATGCCGTGGATGTTTTAACAACGTAATTGACACTGAAATTTTGACTGGACAATATGTGGGTACATGTGTtttcttgccaagaatctctttGAAGACAACCAAAAGTGTACACCTGCCATTTGTAATGATCAGACGACAATTTCCAATACGTTTAAGCTTTGCAATTACAATAAACAAAGCGCAAGGTCAGACAATTCCAACTATTGGAATTTATCTTCTTGATCATGTTTTTAGTCATGGCCAATTATATGTGGCGTTATCAATGGGAGTCTCCCAATCCACCACAAAAATATTGGTGCAAAAAGGAACAATACCTAAGGAGGAAGGTGGTCACACAAGAAATATTGTGTATAAAGATGTTTTGTTCCCTTCATCATAGGTATTAATTAACAATTGGAAAGAACAGTCTTACATAtagatttattttaataatttacaaattttaatggTTCATAATTGGTAACAGGAACGATGCCCAGCTCAAATGTGAGGATCGAGTCCACTATGCTAAATAATGGAGTGCATGTTGTTCCTACTGCTCATTGGGAGAATTGGAAGGATGATCAATCAATATTAAACATGGAGGCCATTGATAACAaggtatatttctttttaatgatatcTTTAATCAGCATCCCTTTCtattgattaataaaaattaatattaaaaatgtcatgCTGCGTATGGGTTAGGTTTGCAAATTGGAAATTTATTCACCTGGTTGAGGATTCACTATTCAAGTTGACAAGAAAGAGCTTTGGAAAGAGGTGAAACGAGTTTTAGAGTCACAAAAATTGGAAAGGTTTGTTAcgctattttttaaaataggaaa
This region includes:
- the LOC142606322 gene encoding uncharacterized protein LOC142606322 yields the protein MTCNPGWEEIQNELLPTQTTQDRPNLLARVFKSKFEELKDDIVVKGVLGRVIVYVQVFEFQKRGLPHAHMLIILNEDDKLHNPEDYDRVVKAEIPCKEEQPQLHKAVLKHMMLGPRGIQNPRSSCMKNGQCKKGYPKPFSPETYQGNDSYPIYKRFDTNTPVPLNDHCSIMVDNTWVVPYNPWLLLKYNCHINVEICCSIKSVKYLYKYVYKGPDRVFMEVRPDPNYDEVQQYIDARWVCAPEACWKIFVFPMYRMYPAVFRLQIHLPDR
- the LOC142606323 gene encoding ATP-dependent DNA helicase PIF1-like, with the protein product MPSALRKLFATILVFCLPTGVRELWNEFYPYMVEDYPSTSITIETRRTNKLLNDLEALLLQHGKHIMEYDLPISTGECDNDSTVPRLIQDELTIPNVDEEFTLIEKLNNDQRVAYQTIMTVIDHKESMIFFINGPGGTGKTFLYHTILATLRKTDHIAIAIATSGIAATLLPSGRTAHSRFKIPLTPSASSTCSISKQSDLAELIRCATIIIWDEAPMVNRRALESLDRTFKDIMEVNLPFGGNVLILGGVFRQVLPVVPKGTKAEMIDACIVNSPLWKDVKVLHLKQNMRSVKDEEFAEYIQRIGDGNEPFIMDDLIKLPPSMAMQWEGQHSIYNLIDQVFPSLQEHANDARYMVDRALLTPINDDVEQLNTKIISRFPGDEFTLQSFDEVEGDTQNLYQQEFLNSISPGGLPPHILRLKKGAPIMLLRI